From the genome of Pseudoliparis swirei isolate HS2019 ecotype Mariana Trench chromosome 1, NWPU_hadal_v1, whole genome shotgun sequence:
TCCAACGGCGGATGAACACGTTCCATTCCTCTATTGACACGCCCACATCAACTTTGGGCCGATCGAGTCTCGGGCCTCGAGGTTGGGGCCTGGGCCGGCGCGGCCATGACAGGCGCTGCGTGCTGGTGGCTAAATCCATGAATTGTCAATAGAGCAGCGACAAGTGCTTCAGACAAGTCTCCGGATTTAAACTCGCAGCCGGGCGCAGGGCATCCAACAACGACCATGGTGTCTTcatgaagaaacacactcctcaatgtcagtttaagggtttaatgacagagatgaagacaccctgaaacagacagtgcagcaagatgagctgacaaagtattacaattatgcatgtaataaataacgtaatacacatatacaaataacgatatacggtatatgcacattaactaataacgtaaacagttctcacatgaatgagtggatgaacatCTCGCCTCGAGGTGGAATGGATGAATGACGAGACTCAAATGGACGCTGACATTAACGGAAGGCAGCGTGGCATATCCGGTCAGGTAATTagacgctgccctctagtggccggcggTACACTCTACAGAAGTGTTGGCCACCATTTGTATTTTCGGGTCAAGCttgtaggggttctctgccatttttgttgtgtcagttttctcctgttttgtggtcagacagggagcttagtattgtttttcctttcttcgatggtaggtcagtgggatcttttgttttctagttagcatcgtggttttgtttgttgtattgGCCTTGGAGACTGTaaggtattctgaaactgggcactctgcagatggtggaaaaacaggcttccggacgcgcatggattaagttatcaacatttaatggcaggaaaagtgaaacaaacattcaaagcaCTCTCCTCGTATCCCGGCGCCGGCTGCAGGCTGCAAGCTCCACATGGGAGACACAACCTGCCGCGTCGCAGCCtacctgagaaagagaaagatccctctacaaacacgcagtcatatactcttcctgtttccggtcaaacgtcacttccggttccagtcgctttcacaataagattcccgtcttggttttgactgcattaagtcaccttcacaataaaagtctcttgttattgtgagtcacttcatggatttcaaccggcttcgtcaatctataatactaacatacagtcactctcatgcaatatacattaattcttgccatttacatttgcatagagtaaacattacccctatgcttcataatacattaataacaatatcaatattctccttaatattgtctattataatatctttctatatgtattaatttaaaccataagacctctgcagatgttatcaaaataaactattacaacttaacagaaTCCACCGACGGACCGACGGCTcagccagtgaaaaccatgAAGAATGAAACAAGGCTTTTCCgaccttttggatgacggcagagaacacggcatgcaggtagctgcatgtaggctgagatccttgagaagtcctcagctgagatttagtgagtgtgaattgctggtagacagttaactgcttgcagtctgtggaAGCAGTggttcatgctccctcagctgactGGGACTAtcgcaaccatcattgacaatctgcttggaggaactggagttgcagagcatgtatgcggagggactggattcacaaggatgcacagacacctgcacagatagACACGTTACATTAACCGGAACCATCAGGACAGCAAGAATTttacctgtgtgatgaatacattcacactgacacttagtgttatttagtttccttgagaagcagggatgaaaggagggagtgatcttcttccacagggatgctgaatgatgagtgataattaaaatgttgtacaatgtttgtttacatagagcgtcaaaataaaagggctattacttggttgtttatactattggataagtataaaaggagggattgttaagttgtaatagtttattttgataacatctgcagaggtcttatgttttaaaattaatacatatagaaagatattataatagacaatattaaggagaatattgatattgttattaatgtattatgaagcatatgggtaatgtttactctatgcaaatgtaaatggcaagaattaatgtatattgcgtgtgactgtatgttagtattatagattgacgaagccggttgaattccgtgaagtgactcacaataacaagggacttttattgtgaaggtgacttttaatgcagtcaaaaccaagacgggaatcttattgtgaaagcgtcggaaccggaagtgacgtttcgaccggcgCAAGAGAGGATTATGAGACAGCGTGTTTTTAGAGGGACCGTTCTCTTTTCTCAGGTAAGGCGACGCAGGAGGGTGTGCTCCCGGAAGGTGCCGGGAGCCggcagcctggacacgagggagagcgcgttgactgtttgttttacaattcctgccattaaatgttgataacttaatccatgcgcgtccggaagcctgtttttccaccatctgcgaagtgcccagtttcagaatactgtACAAGACCCTGACGCCTATGTTTCCTTTTGCTTTGCTTCTGTGTTATTCTGCCCTTCGTTAAACCTTAACTGTCTGAAATAAATCTTCCTTATTTTGTTcaagtatttaactttattatttgcctcctttgtttcccccttagcTGTATCCCTTTTTTGTATGTTGCGGCCTGTGCATCCCTAGTTTACCAAGAGGCCGTaacagcagcatctctaggtctgggcCAAGGCAACATTTGCCATTGAGGTTTGGGACTTAAAGGGATCTTTTTGCAGAAATCTCTGTGGGGGCTGCCATGTTGTACCACCATGTTTCTACAGCAGCCGTTCTCTtgttacctgaaggccaccgtagCTCGCTTGCAATCTGCAACCCCACCACTAGATGCCACTTAATTGTAAACACTTATTGCCAACtctgaatataatataaatgtgaacGTGTCTTCAGCTTGTTGTGATGAAGTGATGAAACAAATCAATTGATGCTGTTACAGCATTACTTTTGGTCTCCCTGTCAGGCTTCTTTTTCCAGCTCAACCAGCATACAATGAGCTAATCCCTCATGCATTCTTGTCTCTCTTCATTGTTTCTGAAGTATGGCATGACTCCACTGATGCATGCAACATATAAGGACCGGGCTGATATGTGTTGTCTGCTGCTGCAGCACGGGGCCGATGTCAACGGCAACCAGCTTGAATATGGATACACTGCTCTCATGTTTGCTGGCCTGTCAGGTAAAACTGTCACAGCATTTATTGTAAAGTTCTCTTGAAATGCTGATAAATAGAATTATAGTAATATAGAATAAAATTCATGTCATTTTTAGTTCAGAAAAAATAATTGGTGGTGCAATGTAGTGTTGTATTTCTAAATACGCGATATTTATGAACATCTCTAATCCACCTCCAGGGAAAACAGACATCACCTCCATGTTGCTGGATGCCAGAGCAGAGAAAGACCTGGTGAATTCTGTGTGTCGCACTGCTGCTCAGATGGCAGCGTTTGTAGGTGAGGCCGGCTCAGACTGGGTGGCCGGTTCACTAGTGACTGTGATGGTGGTTACATCTTCACCCATAATTCTCCTTCCAGGACAGCATGACTGTGTAACGGTGATCAACAATTTCTTCTCGTTGGCGAGGCTGGAGTACTACACCAAACCACAGGGGGTGGAGAGGGAGCCCAGGCTACCCCCCAGGCTGGCAGGGCCCTTGCACAAGATCATCATGACCACCAACCTAAACCCAGTCAAGGTGAGGCCTGCTAAAGACCTGCCCACCTATTCACAGGCTCACTGGCATCTGATTGCATGTGTGAACAGTTTGACCTGCAGCTGGCACTAAAAAGTGAAGAGATCTTTAATGTCACGAGGATTCAGTATGTGGGAACCTTGAACATCCAGAACTAATATTTCTTGGCAATTCATCCAAAGGTTGCCAAGACATTTCCACAAAATTATAAGTCTCCATTACACAGCCATGGATGATGCACACACTGTGGCACATGTGTCACTGTGACATTGTGTTGTCGGTGCACTGCTTGGCCCACGACTGCAGGAACCTGAGCACCAACAGATGCAGATAACTGCAACTCTAAGGTCATCGTTTAGCTCTACAGTGGCCTTGTTTTCAGCCACAGTCGGAAGCTGTTTCCATTATTATGTTGTAAATAGTTTCCAATGTGAAAGTTTAACACAAGAATGTGTGCGTGTAcacgcatatgtgtgtgtgggcagtggtgtatagtaacgaagtagaagtacttcgttactttacttaagtagtttttttgggtatctgtactttattttacaacttatatttctgtttactttaacttttactttactacattttgcaatgaaaacttgtacttttactccgatacatttctcctgaaacagtatcgttactcgttactacggaaaaaaataatcatgagaaacatcggggactgttgtggaacacaccgcagcgcacctgaacgcagcacgaacaccaggttggggatcaggggtccttgccgcgttctttttattcccagtgatgcccaggatgttagcgagcgagcggctacagatacgactcatttcatgtggagcagcaatggaagctactcgaacaaccacggggaccaagatcaacatccgtggccatatttgggcgaactcttttcttttgtcggagtgaaagtttcttcctaccggatgaagtgcctcttatgccgaccgaaagctacggagatatggccttcaacaactcaccaacctcaggaaacacattgaggtaaattaagattaatcccatgagccgcaacgttaatatttagttttgataatcatcataaacctgttaagatatctagcagtgttgtcctcaggattggagtaagttatatctttggcaggagaggggggaggcaggtgtctgattgtcctacgcatgttgtacgttaggctaacgttcgctagctatcgtcaattaaatgagacaattaacGTTAGTgtagtagacggatctctagcgagttaatgagctgaagaagtgttgacagttgtgagaatttgttgatttgagtcgtcttagctataatataatgctaatctttacagcattattattattatcattatttgtattaatattataagagtgacggtccaataatggcgacgatattgatttgggactgttgttgtgtttaactacagagatacaagtacatattcacaaatcaactctggatgcacggacagtgcatgaaactaaatgtataaacctaaaattaaaacaaactatttagtacaaaactgttggttggggtcatgacatgttaggaagtgttattaattctatcatgtctataatactctcactttatttcaggaatggactacatcaagcagcacatggaagaaccctccctgcagctaggtgatgccaccaggtccagttcatctgatgaagaggacttcttcttcgtcatctcaagcccgtgacagcagcaaacagctggatggagacgtggatcacattgacttgctgaaatgcctcccaactgtgtgcaggctgtctgtgaagctagacacactctacctgcaccagggcctgtgaagctagacacactctacctgcaccagggcctgtgaagctagacacactctacctgcaccagggcctgtgaagctagacacactctacctgcaccagggcctgtgaagctagacacactctacctgcaccatcagggtctgtgaacggctcttcagcatcgcaggactcgtcttcagccccagaagagcgagactgacatctgtccattttgaaaatcaacttcttttgaagatgaacaatacatttttcactttaaagtgatgattttggttgttacttttggttctgcttttttctgtgttaatcgtgtttttatattttagtaacttcatagtattcatatattgctaaattCATCCAAGCTCaaactccttgttcatggcggccacagcacccaaacaaataaacttcataattctcaaaattctgaccctttgttttttttattaacagcatttacttttacttttactttcaatacttaagtacatttaatatcagaaaattacttttgatacttaagtacaaaaaaaatcagatactttaatacttttactcaagtagtattctcatagctgacttttacttttacttgagtaattttccagtcaagtatctttacttttactcaagtatgacttttgggtactttatacaccactgtgtgtgggtgtgtgtgtgtgtcttagtgctTTCTTGTATTGaccaatatattaaaaaagcactaaaatgtgtattattgtACCATGCATTGTATACCAAGAAAACAGCACACTATCCAATGTCTGTGCAAACCTCTCATGAAGCTACAATACCTCTAAATACAAccttctacatttaaaaaacaaaaagttccTGGTTGACTATGAagttattaaataaaattaGTTTTAGACAAGCATTTATTTGACAACAAATATAAATTTGAGAACATTCGAACAGGGAGGAGTATATTTGAAATTGAGAACCTTGGCCATCTCCCTAAAGTAAAGAAACAATTATTACTATGATATGTTGGCTGAAGTGGTAGAAGGACAAGCAGCTTAAATATTTGTTTAGAACGCTAACATTTCACAAGGCTTCTCCCCTTATTAATTAACATGTATTAAACAACTTAATATACATTGAACGACCTTTTAGTTATTACCTAAATCCCTTGACTCCGCCTGACTATCGACAACAAGTTCCCAAATGCTTCAAATCATGCTTTTAGACATTTATAAATCAAGAAGAGGTGGCAAAGGCTGACCTCAGATGCTCACGCAGGTCTGTCTGCGTAACCGGGACAACGACCCAGGTGAGCTTCCCACCTTTTTGTATAGGCCCAGTCCCAATCTACACCCTTACGGACTCGTGGACTCTGAGGCATTTTGAGCCCTTTATGAACCCTTTCCGTAAGTCAGCATTAGATGCAGACTTTGCCTTTGGGAATTACCCACAACTCCTTGCAATGGGAAGTTAAACAAGTAGCTACCAATGCAAGAATGGAGACGTAAAacaaaaggtaaacaaaaagGAGGACACGTGGGTGATCAGCCTGAGATATTAAATTAAGGATTAAATAtggaacataaaaacacatgacatgttggtgatcccctgacttttcTTCCAGCACCGACATGAGGATGTAATTGCCTTTTTCATAAACTTCTTATttagcattttccacaaacagattagtcCTTGACATcgcgggaaaaaaaagatttaaaaaaatatatatatatatagatcaacatcaaaataaaatcagcacacatccaaatccatccatatccacatacacacccgcccaacattcccacccatcccctcccacatgtttatactgatatatatatatatgataagcattaaatacaaaatgaaatagATGAATACAAGTAAAAGacattaatgtgaaaaataaaattaaagaaaaaataataaatcaacagacattcatttcaaagccagatttttcatagacctctttgttttgcagtttcGCTATGTGAAGGATGTCTGGGTGTTTCTGTGAGTACTGTGTGCACACCATCCTCTTCTTGCACATTTTGCTAAGGTGTCCTCGTGTTAAACAGCCAAAGcatgcacctgtccatcctggagagggatcctcctctgttgctctcctgaaggtttcttccctttttttccccctgaagggttatttgggagtttttcctggtccgatgcgaggttttggggcagggatgtctatgtgtacagattgtaaagcactccgagacaaatttgtaatttgtgaaattgggctatacaaataaactgaattgaattgaattgaatattcccTTTGTTTTCAAGAAttcaaaacgatctcatggtcTTATGCGTGAGAGGAAACTCTATGTGTACAACCTCAACCCCTCTCAGTTATAACATCTACATCCGTATTGccttttttgtgtgaaattacTGGACAACTATTGTAAGGGTTGCCGTATAACTTAGTACACATATCCTCTGTGCCCAAAGGATGAATTGACTTTATGACTTTGGTCATTAGCTGATGAACTTTTCCCTTTATGTCTCAATCAGTGACATTATTTTTGCCCAGAAATGTTTGTCTAACCAACTTTCCAATCTGTCAGATAGTCATGCTGGTGATGGAAAACCCGGAGCTGGTGGATGTGGCCGCTCTGGAGAAGTGTTACCAGGTGATGGATATGCTGTATGAGCAGTGTATGAAGCAGCAGGACATGAATGAGGTCCTGGCCGTGAAGATGCACAACATCAGCTGTGTGCTGCAGAAATGCCTTGCCTTCCTACAGAAACAAGATGGCAAACTGGACATACTTGTCAAGAAGTGAGTCCTCTGAGTGCAATGAGTCTGTCCAATGTCCAATGACCAGCAGCATTTTACAGTGTTTGAGTGGGGTCCAGACCTGGTCTAGAAAAGTGTCATGAGATGACTTCTGTTGTGATTTGACTCTATAGAAATAATTGACTTGACTGGTAGATCAGCATCAAGTTGCTTTCATAGTTGTGGTTAAATCAATCCGTGGTTTATTATTAAAGGCCCATCCTTATCTTCTCAACCATTTAACCCACTTGAGTACTGTTACAGGCGTGAAGGTCGAATAGCATATGAAATACATTCTCTTTGACTATTCCGAGGA
Proteins encoded in this window:
- the LOC130197051 gene encoding ankyrin repeat and MYND domain-containing protein 2-like isoform X1 translates to MRQRVFRGTVLFSQYGMTPLMHATYKDRADMCCLLLQHGADVNGNQLEYGYTALMFAGLSGKTDITSMLLDARAEKDLVNSVCRTAAQMAAFVGQHDCVTVINNFFSLARLEYYTKPQGVEREPRLPPRLAGPLHKIIMTTNLNPVKIVMLVMENPELVDVAALEKCYQVMDMLYEQCMKQQDMNEVLAVKMHNISCVLQKCLAFLQKQDGKLDILVKNLLRGRDSDGFPQYKEKFIWDCIKKFPYCEATLLQQQGNDPTAFSVLTQAITGLMTFTDAHYCATCGEKGAEKRCSLCKAVNYCSLMCQKLHWFTHKKMCRCIQEQNADPEMDTPRFKELKDEDDDDTLVMKTANFLQELCLRAEEQVAAAGGCPAELLARSSTD
- the LOC130197051 gene encoding ankyrin repeat and MYND domain-containing protein 2-like isoform X2; this encodes MTPLMHATYKDRADMCCLLLQHGADVNGNQLEYGYTALMFAGLSGKTDITSMLLDARAEKDLVNSVCRTAAQMAAFVGQHDCVTVINNFFSLARLEYYTKPQGVEREPRLPPRLAGPLHKIIMTTNLNPVKIVMLVMENPELVDVAALEKCYQVMDMLYEQCMKQQDMNEVLAVKMHNISCVLQKCLAFLQKQDGKLDILVKNLLRGRDSDGFPQYKEKFIWDCIKKFPYCEATLLQQQGNDPTAFSVLTQAITGLMTFTDAHYCATCGEKGAEKRCSLCKAVNYCSLMCQKLHWFTHKKMCRCIQEQNADPEMDTPRFKELKDEDDDDTLVMKTANFLQELCLRAEEQVAAAGGCPAELLARSSTD